Proteins encoded within one genomic window of Thunnus albacares chromosome 13, fThuAlb1.1, whole genome shotgun sequence:
- the acaca gene encoding acetyl-CoA carboxylase 1 isoform X3 — MAQQDGAAKKNPAVAALHSHFIVGSVSEENSEDEIQGKADLQLEEKEGRSLSPSSGSSDSTYEMGFDHIDGPMHNLRPSMSGLHLVKQGRDRRRIDLQRDFTVASPAEFVTRFGGNKVIEKVLIANNGIAAVKCMRSIRRWAYEMFRNERAIRFVVMVTPEDLKANAEYIKMADHYVPVPGGTNNNNYANVELILDIAKRIPVQAVWAGWGHASENPKLPELLQKNGIAFMGPPSQAMWALGDKIASSIVAQTAGIPTLPWSGTGLTVEWTESNQKKRIINVPSDVYELGCIQDVEDGLKASEKVGYPVMVKASEGGGGKGIRKVNCADDFPNLFRQVQAEVPGSPIFVMQLAKHARHLEVQILADQYGNAISLFGRDCSVQRRHQKIIEEAPATIATSDVFEDMERCAVKLAKMVGYVSAGTVEYLYSQDGSFYFLELNPRLQVEHPCTEMVADVNLPAAQLQIAMGIPLHRIKDIRMLYGVQPWGDSPIDFEGLSTAPSPRGHVIAARITSENPDEGFKPSSGTVQELNFRSNKNVWGYFSVAAAGGLHEFADSQFGHCFSWGENREEAISNMVVALKELSIRGDFRTTVEYLIKLLETESFQHNSIDTGWLDRLISEKMQAERPDTMLGIVSGALHVADVNLRNSVSNFLHSLERGQVLPAHTLLNTVDVELIYEGTKYVLTVTRQSPNSYVVIMNNSSAEVDVHRLSDGGLLLSYDGSSYTTYMKEEVDRYRITIGNKTCVFEKENDPSLLRSPSAGKIIQYTVEDGGHVFSGQCYAEIEVMKMVMTLTAAESGCIHYVKRAGAALEPGCVIAKLQLDDPSRVQQAELHTGALPSIQAVALRGEKLHRVFHNTLDHLVHIMNGYCLPEPFFSAKLKEWVERLMKTMRDPSLPLLELQDIMTSVSGRIPPAVEKAIKKEMAQYASNITSVLCQFPSQQIANILDSHAATLNKKSEREVFFMNTQSIVQLVQKYRSGIRGHMKAVVMDLLRQYLKVEIQFQNGHYDKCVFALREENKGDMANVLNYIFSHAQVTKKNLLVTMLIDQLCGRDPTLTDELMAILTELTQLSKTTNAKVALRARQVLIASHLPSYELRHNQVESIFLSAIDMYGHQFCIENLQKLILSETSIFDVLPNFFYHSNQVVRMAALEVYVRRAYIAYELNSVQHRQLRDNTCIVEFQFMLPTSHPNRGNIPTLNRMSFSSNLNHYGMVHVASVSDVLLDTSFTPPCQRMGAMVAFRSFQEFTRNIADVLSCFSDSPPPSPTFPEGGNPVLYGEEDNKSVQEEPIHILNVAIKTDSDIDDDGLAAMFREFTQSKKSLLFEHGIRRLTFLVAQKDFRKQVNCEVDQRFHREFPKFFTFRARDKFEEDRIYRHLEPALAFQLELNRMRNFALTAIPCANHKMHLYLGAARVEVGTEVTDYRFFVRAIIRHSDLVTKEASFEYLHNEAERLLLEAMDELEVAFNNTTVRTDCNHIFLNFVPTVIMDPSKIEESVRSMVMRYGSRLWKLRVLQAELKINIRLTPTGKQIPIRLFLTNESGYYLDISLYKEVTDSRTGQVGPKDRQIMFQAYGDKQGPLHGMLINTPYVTKDLLQSKRFQAQSLGTTYVYDFPEMFRQALKKLWHSSQAYANLPKCPLPSELLTFTELVLDAQGQLVQMNRLPGGNEIGMVAWRMTLRTPEYPAGREIIVISNDITHKIGSFGPQEDMLFLRASEMARESGIPRIYIAANSGARIGLAEEIRHMFHVAWQDPADPYKGFKYLYLTPQDYKKVSALNSVHCEHVEDEGESRYKITDIIGKDEGLGVENLKGSGMIAGESSLAYEEIITMNLVTCRAIGIGAYLVRLGQRTIQVDNSHIILTGAGALNKVLGREVYTSNNQLGGIQIMHNNGVTHSTVCDDFEGVFTLLQWLSYMPKCKSSPVPILNSKDPIDRPVEFVPTKAPYDPRWMLAGRPSQSPKGSWQSGFFDHGSFIEMMQPWAQSVVVGRARLGGIPTGVVAVETRSVELSIPADPANLDSEAKIIQQAGQVWFPDSAFKTAQAIKDLNREGLPLIVFANWRGFSGGMKDMYDQVLKFGAYIVDGLREYKQPVLVYIPPQAELRGGSWVVIDPTINPRHMEMYADKDSRGGVLEPEGTVEIKFRRKDLVKTMRRVDPVYTGLAERLGTPELSPPDRKELETKLKEREEFLLPIYHQVAVQFADLHDTPGRMQEKGVITDILEWQTCRQFFYWRLRRLLLEDTVKRKIQAANSELTDGQIQAMLRRWFVEAEGAVKAYLWDNNEEVVGWLERQLAEEEGARSVIDENIKYIRRDHILKQIRSLVQANPEVAMDSIVHMTQHISPTQRAEVVRILSTMETSASS; from the exons GCCGAGCATGTCAGGGCTGCACCTGGTGAAGCAGGGCAGAGATCGCCGGCGTATTGATCTGCAGAGGGACTTCACTGTGGCTTCTCCTGCTGAGTTTGTCACCCGCTTTGGTGGCAACAAGGTCATTGAGAAG GTGCTTATCGCCAACAATGGCATTGCAGCAGTCAAATGCATGCGGTCCATCCGCCGCTGGGCTTATGAGATGTTTCGTAATGAAAGGGCAATCCGCTTTGTTGTAATGGTGACCCCAGAGGACCTGAAGGCCAACGCAG AGTACATCAAAATGGCAGATCATTACGTGCCTGTGCCAGGAGGGACTAATAACAACAACTACGCCAATGTTGAGCTCATTCTAGACATTGCTAAACGCATACCCGTTCAG GCTGTATGGGCTGGGTGGGGTCATGCCTCAGAGAACCCCAAACTCCCAGAGCTGCTTCAAAAGAATGGCATTGCTTTCATGG GTCCTCCAAGTCAGGCTATGTGGGCTCTAGGAGATAAGATTGCCTCCTCTATTGTGGCTCAGACTGCTGGCATTCCAACCTTGCCCTGGAGTGGAACAG GCCTGACAGTAGAATGGACAGAGAGCAACCAAAAGAAGAGAATCATCAATGTTCCGTCTGACGTGTACGAGCTTGGCTGTATACAGGATGTAGAGGATGGCCTGAAA GCTTCTGAGAAGGTCGGCTACCCTGTAATGGTGAAGGCCTCCgagggaggtggaggaaaaGGCATCCGTAAGGTCAATTGTGCTGATGATTTCCCGAACCTCTTCAGACAG GTCCAGGCAGAGGTTCCAGGATCCCCTATTTTCGTCATGCAGCTAGCTAAGCATGCCCGCCACTTGGAGGTCCAGATCTTGGCTGATCAATATGGCAATGCCATTTCCCTGTTTGGGAGAGACTGTTCTGTGCAGCGGAGGCACCAGAAAATTATAGAGGAGGCTCCTGCTACCATTGCCACTTCTGATGTGTTTGAGGATATGGAAAGG TGTGCAGTGAAGCTGGCGAAGATGGTAGGGTACGTCAGTGCAGGTACAGTGGAGTACCTCTACAGCCAAGACGGCAGCTTCTACTTCCTGGAGCTCAACCCTCGTCTGCAGGTGGAGCACCCCTGTACTGAGATGGTGGCTGACGTCAACTTGCCTGCTGCCCAACTGCAG ATTGCTATGGGTATTCCTCTTCACCGGATCAAAGACATCAGGATGCTTTATGGGGTTCAGCCTTGGGGAGACTCTCCCATTGACTTTGAAGGTCTGTCGACAGCTCCCTCCCCACGGGGACATGTCATTGCAGCACGTATCACCAGTGAAAACCCTGATGAG GGTTTCAAGCCAAGCTCCGGAACGGTGCAAGAGCTGAATTTCCGCAGCAATAAGAACGTGTGGGGCTACTTCAGTGTTGCAGCAGCTGGTGGACTGCACGAGTTTGCTGACTCCCAGTTTGGACATTGTTTCTCTTGGGGAGAAAATCGTGAAGAAGCCATCTC CAACATGGTGGTGGCTTTGAAGGAGTTGTCTATCAGAGGAGACTTCAGGACCACAGTGGAATACCTCATTAAGCTGCTGGAGACTGAAAGCTTTCAGCACAACAGCATCGACACAGGCTGGTTGGACAGGCTTATCTCAGAGAAGATGCAG GCTGAGCGTCCTGATACCATGCTGGGAATTGTGAGTGGGGCTCTTCATGTGGCAGATGTCAATCTAAGGAACAGTGTCTCCAACTTCCTACATTCTTTGGAAAG GGGCCAGGTACTGCCAGCACACACACTACTCAACACTGTGGATGTGGAGCTGATCTATGAAGGTACTAAGTACGTCCTGACGGTGACACGCCAGTCTCCTAACTCCTATGTGGTTATCATGAACAACTCCTCAGCTGAAGTGGACGTCCATCGGCTCAGTGATGGAGGTCTGTTGCTGTCCTATGATGGCAGCAGCTACACTACCTACATGAAGGAGGAAGTTGACAG gTATCGCATCACAATTGGAAACAAGACATGTGTTTTTGAAAAGGAGAACGATCCCTCGCTGCTGCGATCTCCTTCAGCGGGAAAAATCATCCAGTACACAGTGGAGGATGGTGGGCATGTGTTTTCTGGCCAATGCTATGCTGAGATAGAG GTGATGAAGATGGTAATGaccctcacagctgcagagtcTGGTTGTATTCACTATGTGAAGAGGGCTGGAGCAGCACTGGAGCCTGGCTGTGTCATTGCCAAACTGCAACTGGATGACCCAAGCAGAGTGCAACAG GCAGAGCTGCACACAGGGGCCTTGCCTTCTATCCAGGCAGTAGCTCTGAGAGGGGAGAAGCTACACAGAGTCTTCCACAACACACTGGATCACCTTGTTCACATCATGAATGGCTACTGTCTTCCTGAGCCGTTCTTCAGCGCAAAG TTGAAAGAGTGGGTGGAAAGGTTGATGAAAACCATGCGTGATCCCTCTTTGCCACTGCTGGAGCTTCAAGACATCATGACTAGTGTGTCGGGTCGCATCCCCCCTGCTGTGGAGAAGGCCATTAAGAAGGAGATGGCTCAGTATGCCAGCAACATCACTTCTGTGCTCTGCCAGTTCCCAAGCCAGCAG ATTGCAAACATCCTGGACAGCCATGCTGCTACTCTTAACAAGAAGTCAGAGAGAGAAGTCTTCTTTATGAACACACAAAGCATTGTTCAGCTGGTGCAGAA GTATCGCAGTGGCATCCGAGGTCACATGAAGGCGGTGGTGATGGACTTGCTCAGGCAGTACCTGAAAGTAGAGATTCAGTTTCAGAATG GACACTAtgacaagtgtgtgtttgcactgcGTGAGGAAAACAAAGGCGACATGGCCAATGTGCTCAACTATATCTTCTCCCATGCCCAAGTCACCAAGAAGAACCTGCTGGTTACAATGCTGATT GACCAGTTGTGCGGCCGTGATCCCACACTGACAGATGAACTGATGGCCATCTTGACTGAACTCACCCAACTTAGCAAGACAACCAATGCCAAAGTGGCACTGCGTGCTCGGCAG GTGTTGATAGCTTCCCACCTCCCCTCTTATGAGCTTCGACACAACCAGGTGGAGtccatcttcctctctgccaTTGATATGTATGGACACCAATTCTGCATCGAGAACCTCCAG aaactGATCCTTTCAGAAACATCCATCTTTGATGTTCTGCCCAACTTCTTCTACCACAGTAATCAAGTAGTACGGATGGCTGCCCTTGAG GTGTACGTTCGCAGAGCATACATTGCCTATGAACTCAACAGCGTTCAGCATCGGCAGCTGAGGGACAACACATGTATAGTAGAGTTCCAGTTCATGCTTCCCACCTCACACCCCAACAG AGGGAACATCCCCACTCTAAACAG GATGTCATTCTCATCCAACCTAAACCACTATGGCATGGTGCACGTGGCCAGTGTGAGTGATGTTTTGCTTGACACATCTTTTACACCACCTTGTCAGCGCATGGGAGCCATGGTCGCTTTCCGCTCCTTCCAGGAGTTCACCAG GAACATAGCGGACGTGTTGAGCTGCTTCTCTGACTCTCCTCCTCCAAGTCCAACCTTCCCAGAGGGAGGTAATCCTGTCCTGTACGGTGAAGAGGACAACAAG AGTGTTCAGGAGGAACCCATCCATATCCTGAATGTGGCTATAAAGACTGACAGCGACATTGATGACGATGGCCTGGCAGCCATGTTCCGGGAGTTCACTCAGTCAAAG AAATCTCTGCTGTTTGAACATGGCATCCGTAGGCTGACTTTCCTTGTGGCTCAGAAG GATTTCAGGAAGCAAGTCAACTGTGAGGTGGACCAAAGGTTTCAT AGAGAATTTCCCAAATTTTTCACATTCCGTGCCAGAGACAAG TTCGAAGAGGACAGGATCTATCGTCACTTGGAGCCGGCACTAGCTTTCCAATTGGAGCTCAACCGCATGCGTAATTTCGCCCTGACTGCCATTCCATGTGCCAACCACAAGATGCACCTGTACCTGGGTGCAGCCCGTGTGGAGGTGGGGACAGAGGTTACAGACTACCGTTTCTTCGTGCGAGCCATTATCCGCCACTCTGATCTAGTCACAAAG GAGGCCTCTTTTGAGTACCTTCACAATGAAGCAGAGCGTCTGCTGCTGGAGGCCATGGATGAGCTGGAGGTGGCTTTCAACAACACAACTGTACGAACAGACTGCAACCATATCTTCCTCAATTTTGTCCCAACAGTCATCATGGACCCATCAAAG ATCGAGGAGTCTGTGCGCTCCATGGTGATGCGTTACGGTAGCCGCCTGTGGAAGCTGCGTGTCCTGCAGGCCGAACTGAAAATTAACATCCGCCTGACTCCAACAGGAAAGCAAATTCCCATCCGCCTCTTCCTCACCAACGAATCAGGCTACTACCTGGACATCAGCCTGTACAAGGAGGTCACTGATTCCCGAACGGGACAGGTGGGGCCCAAAGACCGACAG ATCATGTTCCAAGCATATGGAGACAAGCAGGGTCCTTTGCATGGCATGCTCATCAACACACCCTATGTCACCAAGGACCTGCTGCAGTCTAAGCGCTTCCAGGCGCAGTCTCTGGGCACCACCTATGTCTACGACTTTCCAGAAATGTTCAGACag GCTCTGAAAAAGCTGTGGCACTCTAGCCAAGCCTATGCCAACTTGCCCAAATGCCCTCTTCCCTCTGAGCTGCTCACCTTCACAGAGCTGGTTCTGGACGCCCAGGGTCAGCTGGTGCAGATGAATCGACTGCCAGGAGGCAatgag ATTGGTATGGTGGCATGGCGGATGACCCTGCGCACGCCAGAATATCCAGCTGGACGTGAGATCATCGTCATAAGTAATGACATCACACACAAGATAGGGTCATTTGGGCCCCAGGAGGACATGTTGTTCCTGCGAGCCTCAGAGATGGCACGAGAGAGCGGCATCCCTCGAATCTACATCGCAGCCAACAGCGGTGCCCGCATTGGCCTGGCAGAGGAGATCAGACACATGTTCCATGTGGCCTGGCAAGATCCAGCTGACCCCTATAAG GGTTTCAAGTATCTCTACCTTACACCTCAGGATTATAAGAAGGTTTCAGCCCTGAACTCCGTGCATTGTGAGCATGTGGAGGATGAGGGAGAATCCAG GTACAAGATCACTGACATCATAGGAAAGGATGAGGGGCTGGGTGTGGAGAATCTGAAAGGGTCTGGTATGATTGCTGGAGAATCCTCTCTGGCTTATGAGGAGATCATCACCATGAACCTG GTCACATGCCGAGCCATAGGGATTGGGGCCTATCTGGTGAGGCTTGGACAGCGAACCATTCAAGTGGACAACTCTCACATCATCCTCACTGGAGCCGGAGCACTCAACAAG GTGCTGGGCAGAGAAGTGTACACATCAAATAACCAGCTTGGTGGAATTCAAATCATGCACAACAATGGTGTGACCCACAGTACTGTTTGTGATGACTTTGAGGGAGTCTTCACTCTCCTGCAGTGGCTGTCCTACATGCCCAAG TGTAAATCTAGTCCGGTGCCCATCCTCAACTCCAAGGATCCCATCGATCGGCCAGTGGAGTTTGTCCCTACAAAGGCTCCCTATGACCCTCGCTGGATGTTAGCAGGACGTCCCAGCCAGA GTCCAAAGGGTTCCTGGCAGAGCGGTTTCTTTGACCATGGCTCCTTCATAGAGATGATGCAGCCATGGGCTCAGAGTGTGGTGGTAGGCAGAGCCAG ACTGGGTGGTATACCTACTGGAGTGGTTGCCGTTGAAACCAGGTCAGTGGAGCTGTCAATCCCAGCTGATCCAGCCAATTTGGACTCAGAGGCTAAG ATCATCCAGCAGGCAGGACAGGTATGGTTCCCAGATTCTGCTTTCAAAACCGCTCAGGCCATTAAGGACCTGAACCGAGAGGGCCTTCCACTTATAGTGTTTGCCAACTGGAGGGGCTTTTCCGGAGGAATGAAAG ATATGTACGACCAGGTGTTGAAGTTTGGGGCCTACATTGTGGATGGGCTGAGAGAGTACAAGcagccagttctggtttataTTCCACCCCAGGCTGAGCTGAGGGGAGGCTCCTGGGTGGTTATAGATCCCACCATCAACCCTCGTCACATGGAGATGTACGCTGACAAGGACAGCCG AGGTGGAGTGTTGGAGCCTGAAGGAACAGTGGAGATCAAGTTTAGGAGAAAGGACCTGGTGAAGACCATGAGAAGAGTTGATCCGGTCTACACTGGCTTGGCTGAAAGACTGG GAACCCCAGAGCTGAGCCCTCCTGATCGTAAAGAGCTGGAGACCAAGTTGAAGGAACGCGAGGAGTTTCTGCTGCCCATCTACCACCAGGTGGCTGTGCAGTTTGCAGACCTCCATGACACCCCGGGTCGTATGCAAGAGAAGGGCGTAATCACG GATATCCTGGAATGGCAAACCTGCCGTCAGTTCTTCTACTGGCGTCTGCGGCGTCTGCTCCTGGAGGACACAGTAAAGAGGAAGATCCAAGCTGCCAACAGTGAGCTGACAGACGGCCAGATCCAGGCAATGCTGCGCCGCTGGTTTGTGGAGGCCGAGGGGGCTGTCAAG GCCTATCTGTGGGATAACAATGAAGAGGTGGTGGGATGGCTGGAGAGACAACTAGCTGAAGAAGAGGGCGCAAGGTCTGTCATCGACGAGAACATCAAGTACATCCGCCGAGATCACATCCTCAAGCAGATTCGCAG CCTCGTTCAAGCCAATCCCGAGGTCGCCATGGATTCTATTGTGCACATGACCCAGCACATCTCACCCACACAGAGAGCTGAGGTGGTCCGTATCCTGTCCACTATGGAGACGTCAGCCTCCTCCTAG